The following proteins are co-located in the Rhizobium sp. NLR16a genome:
- the rpsU gene encoding 30S ribosomal protein S21: MQVLVRDNNVDQALRALKKKMQREGLFPEMKERRAYEKPSERRLREKAQAISRQRKAARKKMQREGLLVGRKRTAAR; encoded by the coding sequence ATGCAGGTACTCGTCAGAGACAACAATGTCGATCAGGCCCTCAGGGCCTTGAAGAAGAAAATGCAGCGCGAAGGGCTGTTTCCCGAAATGAAGGAACGGCGCGCCTATGAGAAACCGTCGGAACGCCGCCTCCGGGAAAAAGCGCAAGCGATCAGCCGGCAGCGAAAGGCTGCACGCAAGAAGATGCAGCGCGAAGGGCTGTTGGTCGGGCGCAAGCGGACGGCCGCGCGTTAG
- a CDS encoding Ig-like domain-containing protein produces the protein MASPIHATDDSATFQETDVISGNLLSNDSSDNGHLFLRAFDGASVGAKSGLSQITEIHGEYGTFFVKPDGSYTYVLSDAAKIGFTNGETLTERVSYKISDGSGHTDVGVFSLNIQGVTQVKPIAVDDTYSFTEGSVIGGNVLDNDIAGDNGKLFLRQFLSTKVDSKADAVTDVQGTYGMFHVKADGSFTYDLTSDLNDGQTYTEVLRYYKISDGEGHTDTALVTLNILGTDAHPDGVGV, from the coding sequence ATGGCTTCGCCGATTCACGCAACTGATGATAGTGCAACATTTCAAGAAACTGACGTAATTTCCGGAAATCTGCTTTCCAACGATTCGTCCGACAACGGACACTTGTTCCTGCGCGCCTTCGACGGCGCCAGCGTTGGCGCCAAGAGCGGCTTGAGCCAGATCACCGAAATTCACGGTGAGTACGGCACGTTCTTCGTCAAGCCGGATGGCAGCTATACCTATGTTCTGAGCGATGCCGCCAAGATCGGCTTCACCAACGGTGAAACGCTGACCGAGCGGGTCTCCTACAAGATTTCCGACGGCAGCGGTCATACAGATGTTGGCGTGTTCTCCCTGAACATACAGGGCGTTACCCAGGTAAAGCCGATCGCTGTTGACGATACCTACAGCTTCACCGAAGGCAGCGTCATCGGCGGCAACGTTCTCGACAACGACATTGCCGGCGACAACGGCAAGCTGTTTCTCCGTCAGTTCCTGAGCACGAAGGTGGACTCCAAGGCAGATGCCGTAACTGACGTTCAGGGCACCTACGGCATGTTCCACGTCAAGGCCGACGGCTCGTTCACCTATGATCTGACGAGCGATCTGAACGATGGGCAGACCTACACGGAAGTTCTCCGCTATTACAAGATCTCCGACGGGGAAGGCCACACGGACACTGCCCTGGTGACGCTCAACATCCTCGGCACGGACGCTCATCCCGACGGCGTTGGTGTTTGA
- a CDS encoding DUF4173 domain-containing protein — protein MDAAEILTPPMRIRRGSGRVAALLALVALADFLIFGDTPGINLFLFAVAVCVGIQFSARKPPSSSTAALLVSFLVLAAAPLLEATSLTGLAFCLGALMLVALISAKLMPRRPTALPLVFCRFALVIPLRLVGDIRKYLATPGKHLSLTGVQQSIALWIMPLVLAAVFVSLFAAANPLIEIALRSIDFGILLQFLDPWRIGFWLMTAIVVWAMLRPRLKRRDARSQAGRAFMIVPSKNAPLGHASLLRSLALFNAVFAVQTLLDLVYLWGGADLPDHMSHAEYAHRGAYPLIATALLAAGFVLVAMRRGGPGDYSPLIRGLVHAWIAQNVLLCLSSMLRLGLYVEAYSLTELRVAAGLWMGLVAIGLVLILLRILLNRSNQWLIAANLASLVTVLYISAFIDFPAFIARFNVKHSQEISQEGAPLDLAYLSSLGPSVIPALDLYLSMLPEHLIDRRSEAVTVRYYLARNFGMRRSDWRNWTFRAARLESYLLAPAAIAR, from the coding sequence ATGGACGCAGCCGAGATCCTGACACCACCGATGCGCATCAGGCGCGGCAGCGGCCGGGTCGCCGCTCTGCTTGCGCTGGTGGCGCTTGCCGACTTTCTGATTTTTGGCGACACCCCCGGCATCAATCTTTTCCTCTTTGCTGTTGCGGTCTGCGTCGGCATTCAGTTCTCGGCGCGCAAGCCGCCATCGTCTTCGACGGCGGCTCTTCTCGTGAGCTTTCTGGTCCTGGCTGCGGCTCCCCTGCTGGAAGCGACCTCACTCACGGGCCTTGCCTTTTGCCTCGGCGCGCTGATGTTGGTTGCTCTCATCAGCGCCAAGCTCATGCCTCGCCGGCCAACCGCGCTGCCTCTGGTATTTTGCCGTTTCGCACTTGTCATTCCCTTGCGACTTGTCGGGGATATCAGGAAATATCTTGCGACACCGGGTAAACATCTATCCCTAACCGGCGTTCAGCAGAGCATTGCCCTCTGGATCATGCCTCTCGTTCTCGCCGCGGTCTTCGTGTCTCTCTTTGCGGCTGCGAACCCGCTTATCGAGATCGCGTTGCGGAGCATCGATTTCGGCATTCTGCTGCAGTTCCTCGACCCTTGGCGGATCGGCTTCTGGTTGATGACCGCCATCGTGGTTTGGGCGATGCTGCGGCCGCGTTTGAAGCGGCGTGATGCGCGGTCGCAGGCCGGCAGGGCGTTCATGATCGTGCCCTCCAAAAATGCGCCGCTCGGCCACGCCTCGCTGCTGCGGTCGCTCGCCCTGTTCAATGCCGTCTTTGCCGTGCAGACACTCCTTGATCTCGTCTATCTCTGGGGCGGCGCGGATCTGCCGGATCACATGAGCCATGCTGAATATGCACATCGCGGCGCCTATCCCCTGATTGCGACCGCGCTTCTGGCCGCCGGCTTCGTCCTCGTTGCCATGCGGCGCGGCGGCCCCGGCGATTACAGTCCGCTCATCCGTGGCCTCGTCCACGCCTGGATCGCCCAGAACGTCCTTCTCTGCCTGTCGTCGATGCTGCGGCTCGGGCTTTACGTCGAGGCCTATTCGCTGACCGAACTGCGTGTCGCCGCCGGTCTCTGGATGGGGCTCGTCGCCATCGGCCTTGTGCTGATCCTGCTGCGCATTCTGCTCAATCGATCCAACCAGTGGCTGATCGCCGCCAACCTCGCCTCTCTCGTGACGGTCCTCTACATCAGCGCCTTCATTGATTTCCCGGCGTTCATCGCCCGCTTCAACGTCAAGCATAGCCAGGAGATCAGCCAGGAAGGCGCGCCGCTCGACCTTGCCTATCTCTCCTCGCTTGGCCCCTCCGTCATTCCGGCGCTCGATCTTTATCTCAGCATGCTGCCGGAACACCTGATCGACCGGAGGAGCGAAGCGGTGACAGTTCGGTACTACCTCGCCAGGAATTTCGGAATGCGCCGGAGTGACTGGCGGAACTGGACCTTCCGGGCGGCGCGGCTGGAGAGCTATCTTCTGGCCCCTGCAGCCATTGCAAGATAG
- a CDS encoding response regulator, which produces MAPRILVVDDEPHIRDVICFALDRADLASMAVRNGTEAMAAFRRGNIDLIILDIGMPGMDGLEVCRQIRTTSGLPILFLSARDEEIDRILGLEIGGDDYVTKPFSPRELVARVKAILKRSGSEAGPDRRHATLVAGELSLDRAGRTVMFGKCAVAMTALEFAILDALLSRPGMVFSREQLMEAAYGAGTYVADRTIDSHIRNIRAKFAAAGGSGVIATVHGIGFKLGGEIGRKA; this is translated from the coding sequence ATGGCGCCCCGCATTCTCGTCGTCGATGACGAGCCTCATATCCGCGATGTGATTTGCTTTGCTCTCGATCGTGCCGACTTGGCATCGATGGCGGTCCGCAACGGCACCGAGGCGATGGCGGCTTTCCGCCGCGGCAACATCGATCTGATCATTCTCGACATCGGTATGCCCGGTATGGACGGTCTGGAAGTCTGCCGTCAGATCCGCACGACGTCAGGATTGCCGATCCTGTTTCTGTCGGCGCGCGACGAGGAGATTGACAGGATATTGGGGCTCGAAATCGGCGGGGACGACTATGTGACGAAGCCTTTCAGCCCGCGTGAACTCGTGGCGCGGGTGAAGGCGATCCTGAAGCGCAGTGGCAGTGAAGCGGGGCCTGACAGGCGCCACGCCACGCTCGTCGCCGGCGAGCTCAGCCTGGATCGCGCCGGCAGGACCGTTATGTTCGGCAAGTGCGCTGTTGCGATGACGGCGCTCGAATTCGCCATCCTGGACGCATTGCTGTCACGGCCCGGTATGGTCTTCAGCCGCGAGCAATTGATGGAGGCGGCCTACGGCGCCGGCACCTATGTCGCCGATCGCACGATCGACAGCCATATCCGCAATATCAGGGCCAAATTCGCTGCCGCCGGCGGCTCCGGGGTCATCGCAACGGTTCACGGCATCGGCTTCAAGCTCGGCGGTGAAATCGGGAGGAAGGCGTGA
- a CDS encoding HAMP domain-containing sensor histidine kinase, with product MPAPKVRVKWRPPLALIVYAVLLTVMALPVLIVIWFRATEASANRMEPVEIIALVVVLVLTLAVAYVLTRTITGPIDALIARTDEIARGGKAAIRPLESYGTREIAVLSQSFLDLAGKLVDRTEYVRSFAAHVSHELKSPLTAIRGAAELLRDDDADRAMTKAQRLHFLDNIAADAVRLDALLQRLRELAQAEMPMTGGGSSIASVMALLRQRFPALDISGTGDTEALIALPDEAAIIVFANLAANALQHGAALLEFTVSADARTALILVRDDGGGISEANRDRIFQPFFSTRREEGGTGMGLGIVHAMLSSHGGTIHLRQTTGAGAEFEIAIPLLSQRG from the coding sequence ATGCCGGCGCCGAAGGTCAGGGTGAAATGGCGGCCGCCGCTGGCGCTGATCGTCTACGCGGTGCTTCTCACGGTGATGGCGCTGCCTGTCCTGATCGTCATCTGGTTTCGCGCCACCGAGGCGAGCGCGAACCGGATGGAGCCGGTGGAGATCATCGCCCTCGTCGTCGTCCTCGTGCTGACGCTCGCCGTCGCCTATGTGCTGACGCGCACCATCACCGGTCCCATCGACGCCCTGATCGCCCGGACGGATGAGATCGCCCGCGGCGGCAAGGCAGCAATCCGTCCGCTTGAAAGCTATGGAACGCGGGAGATCGCCGTGTTGTCGCAGAGTTTCCTCGATCTCGCGGGAAAACTGGTCGACCGCACCGAATATGTCCGCTCCTTTGCCGCACATGTGTCCCACGAATTGAAATCGCCGCTGACGGCCATTCGGGGCGCGGCGGAGCTTCTGCGCGATGATGATGCCGACAGGGCAATGACGAAGGCGCAACGCCTGCACTTTCTGGACAACATCGCCGCCGACGCTGTCCGTCTCGACGCATTGCTGCAGCGGCTGAGGGAACTTGCGCAGGCGGAAATGCCGATGACCGGGGGCGGAAGCAGCATTGCAAGCGTCATGGCCCTACTGCGCCAGCGATTTCCCGCTCTTGATATCTCAGGGACAGGCGATACGGAAGCATTGATTGCGCTTCCCGACGAGGCGGCCATCATCGTCTTCGCCAACCTTGCCGCCAACGCCCTTCAGCACGGCGCCGCGCTGCTTGAATTCACAGTGTCGGCCGACGCGCGAACGGCCCTCATTCTCGTCCGTGACGACGGCGGCGGTATTTCCGAGGCAAACCGCGACCGCATCTTTCAGCCGTTCTTCTCGACCCGCCGCGAAGAGGGCGGCACCGGCATGGGGCTCGGCATCGTCCATGCCATGCTCAGCTCCCACGGCGGCACGATTCACCTTCGGCAGACGACCGGCGCCGGCGCTGAATTCGAGATTGCGATACCCTTGCTTTCCCAGCGCGGCTGA